The proteins below come from a single Caulobacter flavus genomic window:
- a CDS encoding glycoside hydrolase family 43 produces the protein MHRRVLSGLALTLALLTPAAALAEAKKPLYRDPIFDGAADVAIAWDKSDKLWRMFYTNRRATLKLEDPKDVAWLHATAIGVATSRDGLAWTYAGTANIPAACTGETLWAPEIFTENGVHHMFLTVVPGVFHRWNLPEAGAKIVHLTSTDLKAWSCADTLNLGSDRVIDAGVIKAPQGGYRMWFKDERKDSRIFFADSPDLKTWTRQPDFVADFAGEGPKVFFFEGAWWMIADAWKGLAVLRSKDAVTWERQPGFILDKPGSQATDRDLGHHPDVVINDGRALLYYFVGQGKEDEAKTDPVWNQRTVIQLGELKVVDGWLAVDREAVVKTGLKAPK, from the coding sequence ATGCATCGTCGCGTTCTGTCCGGACTGGCCCTGACCCTGGCGCTGCTGACGCCCGCCGCCGCGCTCGCCGAGGCCAAGAAGCCCCTCTACCGCGACCCGATTTTCGACGGCGCGGCCGACGTCGCCATCGCCTGGGACAAGTCCGACAAGCTGTGGCGGATGTTTTACACCAACCGCCGCGCGACGCTGAAGCTGGAAGACCCCAAGGACGTCGCCTGGCTGCACGCCACCGCCATCGGCGTGGCTACCTCCAGGGACGGCCTGGCCTGGACCTATGCCGGCACGGCGAACATTCCGGCCGCATGCACCGGCGAGACCCTGTGGGCCCCGGAGATCTTCACCGAGAACGGCGTCCACCACATGTTCCTGACCGTGGTGCCGGGCGTCTTCCATCGCTGGAACCTGCCCGAAGCGGGCGCGAAGATCGTCCACCTGACCTCGACCGACCTGAAGGCCTGGTCCTGCGCCGACACCCTGAACCTGGGTTCCGACCGGGTGATCGACGCCGGCGTCATCAAGGCGCCGCAAGGCGGCTACCGCATGTGGTTCAAGGACGAGCGCAAGGACAGCCGGATCTTCTTCGCCGACAGCCCCGACCTGAAGACCTGGACCCGCCAGCCCGACTTCGTCGCCGACTTCGCCGGCGAGGGCCCCAAGGTGTTCTTCTTCGAAGGCGCCTGGTGGATGATCGCCGACGCCTGGAAGGGCCTGGCGGTGCTGCGCAGCAAGGACGCCGTGACCTGGGAGCGCCAGCCGGGCTTCATCCTCGACAAGCCGGGCAGCCAGGCCACCGACCGCGACCTGGGCCACCACCCCGACGTGGTGATCAACGACGGCCGCGCGCTGCTCTACTATTTCGTCGGCCAGGGCAAGGAAGACGAGGCCAAGACCGACCCAGTCTGGAACCAGCGCACGGTGATCCAGCTGGGCGAGCTGAAGGTCGTGGACGGCTGGCTGGCGGTGGACCGCGAGGCGGTCGTGAAGACGGGGCTGAAGGCGCCCAAATAA